A genome region from Ottowia testudinis includes the following:
- a CDS encoding DUF2322 family protein, producing the protein MNFAGILSTLPAVDHLKGLDVVEADGALVHHIPAAPGKMGSLRVYNALAEKFGGTLNGDAVAQGLAWFAEHVADARARPGAHPNIDLLLDARAAAHGWRLVPRGVNGD; encoded by the coding sequence ATGAATTTCGCCGGCATCCTCTCAACGCTGCCCGCCGTGGACCACCTGAAGGGCCTCGACGTCGTCGAGGCCGATGGCGCGCTGGTGCACCACATTCCCGCCGCGCCGGGCAAGATGGGTTCGCTGCGCGTGTACAACGCGCTGGCTGAAAAATTTGGCGGCACGCTGAACGGCGATGCCGTGGCACAGGGGTTGGCTTGGTTTGCCGAACACGTGGCCGACGCCCGCGCGCGACCGGGTGCGCACCCCAACATCGACCTGCTGCTGGACGCGCGTGCGGCCGCCCATGGCTGGCGCCTGGTCCCGCGCGGCGTGAATGGCGATTGA
- a CDS encoding undecaprenyl-diphosphate phosphatase yields MDTVLLVKAAIMGIVEGLTEFLPISSTGHLILAGSLLDFVGAKAKVFEIAIQTGAILAVVIVYWQKIRATLVALPSSRQAQRFAGNVAVGFAPAVVLGLLAGKAIKAHLFTPQVVATTFILGAFVILWAESRPQSAARVQSVDDMTPLDALKVGLVQCLAMIPGTSRSGATIIGGMLLGLSRKAATDFSFFLAIPTLIGAGIYSLYKERALLSWADAPMFGVGLLFSFISAWVCVRWLLRYIASHSFVPFAWYRIAFGVIVLLTWWTGAVVWQD; encoded by the coding sequence TTGGACACCGTCTTGCTGGTCAAGGCCGCGATCATGGGCATCGTGGAGGGTTTGACCGAGTTTTTGCCCATCTCATCCACCGGCCACCTTATCCTGGCGGGCAGCCTGCTCGACTTCGTGGGCGCCAAGGCCAAGGTGTTCGAGATCGCCATCCAGACCGGCGCGATTCTGGCCGTGGTCATCGTGTACTGGCAGAAGATCCGCGCCACGCTGGTGGCGCTGCCCAGCAGCCGGCAGGCGCAGCGTTTCGCGGGCAACGTGGCTGTGGGCTTTGCGCCCGCCGTGGTGCTGGGGCTGCTGGCGGGCAAGGCGATCAAGGCGCATTTGTTCACGCCGCAGGTGGTGGCCACCACGTTCATCCTGGGCGCCTTCGTTATTTTGTGGGCCGAAAGCCGCCCGCAAAGCGCGGCGCGCGTGCAGAGCGTGGACGACATGACGCCGCTCGATGCGCTGAAAGTGGGCCTGGTGCAGTGCCTTGCCATGATTCCCGGCACCAGCCGGTCCGGCGCCACCATCATCGGCGGCATGCTGCTGGGGCTGTCGCGCAAGGCGGCCACCGACTTTTCATTCTTCCTGGCGATCCCGACGCTGATCGGCGCGGGCATCTACAGCCTGTACAAGGAGCGCGCGCTGCTGTCGTGGGCCGACGCGCCCATGTTCGGCGTCGGCCTGCTGTTCTCGTTCATCAGCGCCTGGGTCTGCGTGCGCTGGCTGCTGCGCTACATCGCCAGCCACAGCTTCGTGCCGTTCGCCTGGTACCGCATCGCGTTTGGTGTGATCGTGCTGCTGACGTGGTGGACGGGCGCGGTGGTGTGGCAGGATTGA
- a CDS encoding DUF6622 family protein, translating to MLLPQLLAQHPEAAADIVRHTPLWVAGVLAGVTMLGLSATRPRVMHLNRLLLMPLIMGALALWGVQSAFGATGQLAGLLALWAVCCAAMLAVGTRLAPPAGTRYDAATRHFTLPGSWVPLGLILAVFLMKYGIGVQLAMAPSLSREASFAFAVTALYGLLSGFFAARTLRVLRLMRGTPASSAPAAMPIRPA from the coding sequence ATGCTGCTGCCCCAACTGCTCGCCCAACACCCCGAAGCCGCCGCCGACATCGTGCGCCACACCCCGCTGTGGGTGGCCGGTGTGCTGGCCGGCGTGACCATGCTGGGCCTGTCGGCCACGCGCCCCCGTGTGATGCACCTGAACCGCCTGCTGCTGATGCCGCTGATCATGGGCGCACTGGCGCTGTGGGGCGTGCAATCGGCTTTTGGCGCCACCGGCCAGCTGGCCGGTCTGCTGGCGCTGTGGGCTGTCTGCTGCGCCGCCATGCTGGCCGTCGGCACGCGGCTGGCGCCGCCTGCGGGCACACGGTATGACGCCGCCACGCGCCATTTCACCCTGCCCGGCAGCTGGGTGCCGCTGGGCCTGATCCTGGCCGTGTTCTTGATGAAGTACGGCATCGGGGTGCAGCTGGCCATGGCGCCGTCGCTGTCGCGTGAGGCCAGCTTTGCCTTCGCTGTCACGGCGCTGTACGGGCTTCTGTCAGGTTTTTTCGCGGCGCGCACGCTGCGGGTGCTGCGGCTGATGCGCGGCACCCCAGCGTCCAGCGCGCCGGCGGCGATGCCAATTCGCCCCGCTTGA
- a CDS encoding 2TM domain-containing protein, whose translation MNRTAPMTDQQLDRLARKRASAKMGWFIHAFVYLCVNAGLALLAWGGGRDWHLFPLAGWGLGLAIHGLAVWLGTGGSGLHDRLVQAERERLAGK comes from the coding sequence ATGAACCGCACCGCCCCCATGACCGATCAGCAACTCGACCGCCTGGCCCGCAAGCGTGCCAGCGCCAAGATGGGCTGGTTCATCCACGCCTTCGTTTACTTGTGCGTCAACGCGGGCCTGGCCCTGCTGGCCTGGGGCGGCGGGCGCGATTGGCACCTGTTCCCGCTGGCGGGCTGGGGCCTGGGCCTGGCGATTCACGGCCTGGCCGTGTGGCTGGGCACGGGTGGCAGCGGCCTGCATGATCGGCTGGTGCAGGCCGAGCGCGAACGGCTGGCGGGCAAATGA
- a CDS encoding alpha/beta hydrolase family protein encodes MMPVRTHTSPHCWRQALICTALAFSAAAHAGMATDTLRSTALAGPVTLFYPSQDVEQPLRRGPYTVRAAARGAPAPGNGALIVISHGSGGGPWNYADLARQLVQAGYVVALPEHEGDNWHDHRFVGPEAWKRRPLEVSRTIDAVLADARWSATLKPGAVGVYGMSAGGHTALTLAGGQWSPARLLAHCQANLEQDFHTCVGLRTELTGGAADRIKLAVTRQMLPKYLSDATPQGHTEPRIGAIVAEVPLAADFDPATLTQPVAPLGLVRAGQDRWLVPRFHVDTVRAACAPCELVADLPQAGHGALLSPAPVDLSPLESRLLQGDKPLGAGELADTQQRIVQFFNRHLTSRAPARAAAPQSPP; translated from the coding sequence ATGATGCCGGTGCGCACGCACACCAGCCCCCACTGCTGGCGCCAGGCACTGATTTGCACCGCCCTCGCCTTCAGTGCCGCAGCGCACGCCGGCATGGCGACCGACACGCTGCGCAGCACCGCGCTGGCCGGACCGGTGACGCTGTTTTACCCGTCGCAAGACGTCGAGCAGCCACTGCGACGCGGCCCCTACACCGTGCGCGCGGCCGCCCGGGGCGCACCCGCGCCGGGCAATGGCGCGCTGATCGTCATCTCGCACGGCTCGGGCGGCGGGCCGTGGAATTACGCCGATCTGGCGCGGCAACTGGTGCAGGCCGGCTACGTCGTCGCCCTGCCCGAGCACGAAGGCGACAACTGGCACGACCACCGCTTTGTCGGCCCCGAAGCCTGGAAGCGCCGGCCTCTCGAAGTCTCGCGCACCATCGACGCGGTGCTGGCGGATGCGCGCTGGTCGGCCACGCTCAAGCCCGGCGCCGTGGGCGTGTATGGCATGTCGGCTGGCGGCCACACGGCGCTGACGCTGGCCGGCGGCCAGTGGTCGCCCGCGCGCCTGCTGGCGCATTGCCAGGCGAACCTTGAACAGGACTTTCACACCTGCGTCGGCCTGCGCACCGAGCTGACGGGCGGCGCGGCCGACCGCATCAAGCTGGCCGTGACGCGGCAGATGCTTCCCAAGTACCTGAGCGATGCCACCCCGCAAGGCCACACCGAGCCGCGCATTGGCGCCATCGTGGCCGAAGTGCCGCTGGCCGCCGACTTCGACCCCGCCACGCTGACGCAGCCGGTGGCGCCACTGGGCCTGGTGCGGGCGGGCCAAGACCGCTGGCTGGTGCCGCGCTTTCACGTCGACACCGTGCGAGCCGCGTGCGCGCCGTGCGAGCTGGTGGCCGACCTGCCTCAGGCGGGCCACGGCGCCCTGCTGTCACCCGCGCCGGTCGATCTGTCGCCGCTGGAAAGCCGGCTGCTGCAAGGCGATAAGCCCTTAGGTGCCGGTGAACTCGCCGATACGCAGCAGCGCATCGTGCAGTTCTTCAACCGCCATTTGACGTCGCGCGCGCCAGCCCGCGCCGCAGCCCCACAATCGCCGCCATGA